The Claveliimonas bilis genome window below encodes:
- a CDS encoding cyclodeaminase/cyclohydrolase family protein: MMLEKKTTEFLEELSSAAPVPGGGGASAAVGAFAAALGLMVANLTIGKKKYKDVENQMEESKKSLEFLKEKLIRLTDQDAEAFVPLAEAYRLPKETEEEKKYKEQIMEEALYQAAIVPLQIMETIHLAMEELELLGKKGNLLAVSDAGTGVLFAQAAMEGAAFTVFINTKLMKDKERAEDLNARANTLIAEGRSIKEDVYREVMKNIK, from the coding sequence GGAATTTCTGGAAGAACTCTCCTCGGCGGCCCCGGTGCCGGGCGGTGGAGGCGCATCGGCGGCTGTGGGAGCTTTTGCAGCAGCCCTGGGGCTGATGGTGGCGAATCTGACAATAGGGAAGAAAAAATACAAAGACGTAGAAAATCAGATGGAAGAGTCAAAAAAAAGCCTGGAATTTCTTAAAGAAAAACTAATCAGGCTGACAGATCAGGATGCCGAAGCCTTCGTTCCCCTGGCAGAAGCGTACCGCCTGCCCAAAGAAACGGAAGAAGAAAAGAAATATAAGGAACAGATTATGGAGGAAGCGCTCTATCAGGCGGCTATTGTGCCGCTGCAGATCATGGAAACAATCCATCTGGCAATGGAGGAATTGGAGCTGCTTGGAAAGAAGGGCAATCTGCTGGCAGTCAGTGATGCCGGGACGGGAGTCCTGTTTGCGCAGGCAGCTATGGAGGGAGCGGCGTTTACCGTATTTATCAATACAAAGCTTATGAAGGATAAAGAAAGGGCAGAGGATCTGAATGCCCGTGCAAACACATTGATCGCGGAAGGACGCAGTATAAAAGAAGATGTGTACCGGGAGGTTATGAAGAATATCAAATAG
- a CDS encoding bifunctional 5,10-methylenetetrahydrofolate dehydrogenase/5,10-methenyltetrahydrofolate cyclohydrolase: protein MGTVMKGAEVAKEMKETLIREANELKEKGIDPCLAIIRVGARSADLSYERGAKKRMELAGIACKVVELSEDITQEEFEEEFQKVNQDPEVHGILLFRPLPKHLNEEKIKNIIHPFKDVDCMSPVNLAKVFSGDDSGFAPCTPEAVIKMLEHYGISLCGKKVTVVGRSMVVGRPLSMLLLKRHATITICHTRTKDLEKVCREADILIAAAGKPRMITGDMAKENAVIVDVGINVDEEGRMCGDVDFESLAEKAAFITPVPGGVGGVTTSILAAHVLRGAKYLNGISKE, encoded by the coding sequence ATGGGAACTGTCATGAAAGGGGCAGAGGTAGCAAAAGAAATGAAAGAAACGCTGATCCGGGAAGCGAACGAGCTGAAAGAAAAAGGGATTGATCCCTGCCTGGCTATCATACGCGTTGGGGCCAGAAGCGCTGATCTGTCTTATGAAAGAGGCGCGAAAAAAAGAATGGAGCTTGCGGGCATTGCGTGCAAAGTTGTAGAGTTGTCTGAGGATATTACTCAGGAAGAATTTGAAGAGGAATTTCAAAAGGTGAATCAGGATCCGGAAGTGCATGGTATCCTTTTATTTCGACCTCTTCCGAAACATTTGAATGAGGAGAAGATCAAAAATATCATTCATCCTTTTAAGGATGTGGATTGTATGAGTCCGGTAAATCTTGCAAAAGTATTCTCGGGGGATGACAGCGGATTTGCACCCTGTACGCCGGAAGCGGTAATAAAGATGCTGGAACATTACGGTATTTCTCTTTGTGGGAAGAAGGTGACAGTTGTGGGAAGGAGTATGGTCGTAGGAAGACCGCTTTCTATGCTGCTCCTTAAGCGTCATGCTACCATTACGATCTGCCACACGCGTACAAAAGATCTGGAGAAGGTTTGCCGGGAGGCGGATATCCTCATAGCGGCAGCAGGGAAACCGCGGATGATCACAGGGGATATGGCAAAGGAAAATGCCGTGATCGTAGATGTGGGGATCAACGTAGACGAAGAGGGAAGAATGTGCGGAGATGTGGATTTTGAGTCTCTTGCAGAGAAAGCCGCCTTTATCACTCCGGTACCGGGGGGAGTGGGAGGCGTGACGACCTCTATACTGGCGGCCCATGTGCTTCGGGGGGCAAAGTATTTAAATGGGATTTCAAAAGAATAA
- a CDS encoding alanine/glycine:cation symporter family protein — translation METLNEIVLKVQHYLSDYILIVALVVAGLWFTARTGFIQVRGFKRGMKQVFGGLFGKKGEAGNDGMSSFQALATAIAAQVGTGNIAGAATAIAIGGPGAIFWMWAAAFLGMATIYAEALMAQKYKQVGADGIVTGGPVYYIRAAFNNVFGKVLAGIFAVLLIFALGFMGNAVQSNSIASSFNTAFGIPQWIMGLIVAVLALFIFSGGMKRIAKVTETMVPLMAALYIIGSLIVIIYNWRNIPLAFYEIFVGAFAPSSIAGGAVGATIKLALTKGVARGLFSNEAGMGSTPHAHAVAKVDHPVEQGHAAMIGVFIDTFVVLTMTALVIVTTRALPESYKVVDGGYTAAALSQFAYSLVYGKGGEIFIAICMFFFAFSTIVGWYFFGQANIKYLFGPKAVPIYSILVCICVFLGSLAQVDLVWNMADCFNSMMVVPNIIGLLALSGMVKKVHDDYFNNFLPKQKENMKNK, via the coding sequence GTGGAAACACTAAACGAGATTGTGCTGAAGGTGCAGCACTACTTATCAGACTACATTTTGATTGTCGCCCTTGTGGTGGCAGGGCTGTGGTTTACAGCTCGCACAGGATTCATTCAGGTGAGAGGCTTCAAACGCGGTATGAAGCAGGTGTTCGGAGGGCTTTTCGGCAAGAAAGGTGAGGCTGGCAATGACGGAATGAGCTCTTTCCAGGCCCTGGCGACAGCTATTGCGGCGCAGGTCGGAACTGGGAATATTGCAGGTGCAGCTACTGCGATCGCAATTGGAGGTCCGGGAGCGATCTTCTGGATGTGGGCGGCAGCGTTTCTTGGAATGGCAACGATCTATGCAGAAGCACTGATGGCACAGAAATATAAACAGGTAGGAGCAGACGGAATCGTAACGGGAGGTCCGGTTTACTATATCAGGGCAGCGTTTAACAATGTTTTTGGAAAAGTACTGGCAGGTATTTTTGCAGTACTTTTGATTTTTGCCCTTGGATTTATGGGAAATGCAGTGCAGTCCAATTCCATTGCATCTTCTTTTAACACCGCATTTGGTATTCCGCAGTGGATCATGGGCCTGATCGTGGCTGTCCTTGCATTGTTTATCTTTTCCGGCGGTATGAAGAGAATTGCCAAGGTTACGGAAACCATGGTTCCTCTTATGGCTGCTCTTTATATTATCGGTTCTCTGATCGTTATTATTTATAACTGGAGAAATATTCCGCTTGCATTCTATGAGATTTTTGTGGGAGCTTTTGCGCCGTCTTCTATTGCAGGAGGTGCAGTTGGCGCTACTATTAAACTGGCTCTGACAAAAGGTGTTGCCCGCGGACTTTTCTCAAATGAAGCAGGTATGGGATCCACACCTCATGCGCATGCGGTTGCGAAAGTGGATCATCCGGTTGAGCAGGGGCATGCCGCTATGATCGGCGTATTTATTGATACCTTTGTTGTGCTGACAATGACAGCACTTGTAATTGTTACAACCCGTGCATTGCCGGAGTCCTACAAAGTAGTGGACGGAGGATATACAGCGGCGGCACTTAGCCAGTTTGCATATTCTCTTGTATATGGAAAAGGCGGAGAGATATTTATTGCAATCTGCATGTTCTTCTTTGCATTTTCCACGATCGTGGGATGGTATTTCTTCGGTCAGGCAAATATCAAATATCTGTTCGGACCCAAGGCAGTGCCGATCTACTCTATACTGGTATGCATCTGTGTATTCCTGGGGTCTCTGGCGCAGGTAGATCTTGTATGGAATATGGCGGACTGCTTCAACAGTATGATGGTTGTGCCGAATATAATCGGTCTTCTGGCCCTTAGTGGAATGGTGAAGAAAGTACATGATGATTATTTTAATAACTTCCTTCCGAAACAAAAGGAAAATATGAAAAATAAATAA
- a CDS encoding IS30 family transposase, with protein MSKYIPGNQKHLTLENRIYIENELNKGTSFKDIARFLCKDPTTISKEVRAHRLSDWYHKGTFYNAKNFCIHRYHCKKTNACGKIVLCGIKCASCPTCNQTCRNFEKEHCVRLDRAPYVCNGCTKKINHCTLAHKYSYNARFADRKYREKLRDSRTGINMTKRELHKKDQIISPLIEQGQSPYHILTNHPELDMSVRTLYSYLDQGLFTARNIDLKRKVHFKPRRCHKTQITDRAVFSNRLYHDFCSLALTGYVQMDTVHSSRESKKTLLTMFFTKEKLFLAFLMNRCTKGAVRLVFDRLEKRMGTYEFTSVFEYILTDRGSEFGDPDALETGVNGIQRSSIYYCDPMQSGQKGGLEQAHTMLRMILPKGTSFEFLTQWDVNLIVNHINSTPRESLGGRTPYSVALEALGEEVLNAFQLRPIAPDEVNLTPKLIRFNH; from the coding sequence ATGAGTAAATATATTCCTGGTAACCAAAAACATCTTACCCTTGAAAACCGTATCTATATCGAAAACGAACTAAATAAGGGCACTTCCTTTAAGGATATTGCCAGGTTCCTGTGTAAGGATCCTACTACAATCTCTAAAGAAGTCAGGGCTCACCGTCTCTCAGACTGGTATCACAAAGGGACTTTCTATAATGCCAAAAACTTCTGTATTCACCGCTATCACTGTAAGAAAACGAACGCCTGTGGAAAGATTGTCCTGTGCGGAATCAAATGCGCATCCTGTCCTACCTGCAACCAAACCTGCAGAAACTTTGAAAAAGAGCATTGCGTAAGGCTTGACCGGGCTCCCTATGTCTGCAACGGCTGTACGAAAAAAATCAATCACTGCACGCTTGCCCACAAATACTCTTATAACGCCAGGTTCGCTGACAGGAAATACCGGGAAAAACTCCGGGATTCTAGAACAGGTATTAACATGACCAAACGGGAGCTTCACAAAAAGGATCAGATCATTTCCCCTCTGATCGAACAGGGACAGTCTCCCTATCATATCCTGACAAACCATCCGGAGCTGGATATGTCCGTCCGTACCCTGTATTCGTATCTTGACCAGGGACTCTTTACGGCAAGGAACATAGATCTGAAACGGAAAGTTCATTTCAAACCAAGAAGGTGCCATAAAACACAGATCACGGACAGAGCAGTCTTTAGCAACCGATTATATCATGACTTCTGTTCCCTTGCCCTTACAGGCTATGTCCAGATGGATACTGTCCATTCTTCCAGGGAATCAAAAAAGACCTTGCTGACCATGTTTTTCACCAAAGAAAAACTCTTCCTTGCTTTTCTGATGAACCGCTGCACCAAAGGCGCTGTCCGTCTTGTTTTTGACCGTCTGGAAAAGCGTATGGGAACCTATGAATTTACTTCCGTGTTTGAATATATCCTCACGGACCGGGGCTCTGAATTTGGTGATCCGGATGCTTTGGAAACCGGCGTAAACGGAATACAGCGTTCCAGCATTTATTACTGTGACCCGATGCAGAGTGGGCAGAAGGGCGGATTGGAACAAGCACACACGATGCTGCGGATGATCCTCCCAAAAGGAACCAGTTTTGAATTCCTTACACAATGGGACGTAAACCTGATTGTGAACCATATCAATTCCACACCGAGGGAAAGCCTGGGTGGGAGGACGCCATACAGCGTCGCGTTGGAAGCACTTGGAGAAGAGGTCTTAAACGCATTTCAGCTTAGACCGATTGCCCCGGATGAGGTAAATCTGACGCCTAAGCTGATCCGCTTTAATCACTAA
- a CDS encoding GrdX family protein gives MASYSVLTNNPLVRDTLKDKKEVIYKEISYEDVLREARDRVYRGYRLLSHPLSGSVKPNETPYKSIMIGNRKEEIDAQSVRIIESAIESCRKFVFKSDKYKPEVYKDFQLIDWTLLESAMASADA, from the coding sequence GTGGCAAGCTATAGTGTCCTGACAAACAATCCTCTTGTTCGCGATACGCTGAAAGACAAAAAAGAGGTCATTTATAAAGAAATTTCTTACGAAGATGTTTTGCGGGAAGCAAGAGACAGAGTATACCGGGGATACAGGCTTTTATCACATCCTTTATCAGGAAGTGTAAAACCTAATGAAACACCATACAAATCCATTATGATTGGGAACAGAAAGGAGGAGATTGACGCACAGTCCGTCAGGATCATAGAATCCGCTATAGAATCATGCCGGAAGTTTGTTTTTAAATCTGACAAATATAAGCCGGAAGTGTATAAGGATTTTCAACTGATCGACTGGACTTTGCTGGAAAGTGCAATGGCATCGGCAGATGCGTAG
- a CDS encoding glycine/sarcosine/betaine reductase component B subunit, with product MKLEMGHIYIKDIQFASESKIEDGILYVSEEEVKKVALEDEKIKSVSFDIARPGESVRITPVKDVIEPRVKVEGKGGIFPGVIAKVDTVGSGKTYALKGMAVVTAGRIVGFQEGIIDMTGPGAEYTPFSQTNNLVMVCEPVDDIKQHDYEKAVRFAGFRVAVYLGELARNLTPDETKVYETCTIKEGFEKYPDLPRVAYVQMLQSQGLLHDTYVYGVDAKKIVPTILSPTEIMDGAIVSGNCVSACDKNPTYVHLNNPVVHDLFEEHGKTINFVCQIITNENVYLADKQRSSDWTAKLCKMLDLDGVIVSQEGFGNPDTDLIMNCKKIEAEGVKTVIITDEYAGRDGKSQSLADADVAADAVVTGGNANEVIILPKLDKVIGTLDYVTKIAGASEETLREDGSLEVELQVITGATNETGFNKLSAR from the coding sequence GTGAAATTAGAAATGGGGCACATATACATTAAGGACATCCAGTTTGCAAGCGAGTCAAAAATCGAAGACGGAATCCTCTATGTATCCGAAGAAGAAGTAAAGAAAGTAGCTCTGGAGGACGAGAAGATCAAAAGCGTATCCTTTGATATTGCCCGTCCGGGAGAGTCTGTTCGTATTACACCGGTAAAGGATGTAATTGAGCCGCGTGTGAAAGTAGAAGGCAAGGGAGGAATCTTCCCGGGAGTGATCGCCAAAGTTGATACAGTAGGAAGCGGAAAGACTTATGCGCTTAAAGGAATGGCAGTTGTAACTGCAGGACGTATTGTCGGATTCCAGGAAGGTATCATTGATATGACTGGCCCGGGAGCAGAATATACTCCATTTTCACAGACAAATAACCTGGTAATGGTATGTGAACCAGTTGATGATATCAAACAGCATGACTATGAAAAGGCAGTGAGATTTGCAGGATTCAGAGTGGCAGTTTATCTTGGGGAACTGGCACGTAACCTGACACCTGACGAGACAAAAGTATATGAGACATGTACGATCAAGGAAGGATTTGAGAAATATCCGGATCTTCCAAGAGTTGCTTACGTTCAGATGCTTCAGAGCCAGGGACTTCTGCATGATACATATGTATACGGCGTAGATGCAAAGAAAATTGTTCCGACAATTTTAAGCCCGACAGAAATTATGGATGGTGCGATCGTATCAGGAAACTGTGTATCCGCATGTGACAAGAACCCAACTTATGTACATTTGAATAACCCGGTTGTCCATGACCTTTTTGAGGAACATGGAAAGACGATCAACTTTGTATGCCAGATCATTACAAATGAGAACGTATACCTGGCAGACAAGCAGCGTTCCTCTGACTGGACAGCAAAACTTTGTAAAATGCTGGATCTGGACGGTGTTATCGTATCACAGGAAGGTTTCGGTAACCCGGATACAGACCTTATCATGAACTGTAAGAAGATTGAAGCAGAGGGTGTTAAGACTGTTATTATTACAGATGAATACGCAGGACGCGACGGAAAATCCCAGTCTCTTGCAGACGCAGACGTTGCAGCAGATGCAGTTGTAACAGGCGGAAATGCAAATGAGGTTATTATTTTGCCGAAGCTTGACAAAGTGATCGGAACACTGGATTATGTGACAAAGATTGCTGGTGCAAGTGAAGAAACATTGCGCGAAGACGGCTCCTTAGAGGTTGAGCTTCAGGTAATTACCGGAGCAACAAATGAGACTGGCTTTAACAAGCTGAGCGCAAGATAG
- the grdB gene encoding glycine reductase complex selenoprotein B has protein sequence MSKIKVVHYINQFFANIGGEEKADYPAELRVGEVVGPGMAFNMNFKDEAEIIATIVCGDSYFNENLDKAKADILAMVKEQAPDVFVAGPAFNAGRYGVACGTIAAAVQEELGIPAVTGMYVENPGADMFKNQVYMVSTKNSAAGMRDAVGKMAPLALKLAKGEKIGASCEEGYMPNGIRVNFFEKERGSKRAVKMLLQKLADKPYVTEYPMPSFDKVAPNPAVKDLAHAKIALVTSGGIVPKGNPDHIESSSASHYGEYDITGVMDLTADTYETAHGGYDPVYANEDADRVLPVDVLREMEKEGKIGELHHLFYTTTGNGTAVASAKAFADEFSQKLKADGVDAVILTSTUGTCTRCGATMVKEIERAGIPVVHVCTVTPISMTVGANRIVPAIAIPHPLGNPALDPAEEKELRRHIVEKALEALTTEVDGQTIFD, from the coding sequence ATGAGTAAAATAAAAGTAGTACATTACATTAATCAGTTCTTCGCAAATATCGGTGGAGAGGAAAAAGCAGATTACCCGGCAGAGCTTCGTGTAGGCGAAGTAGTAGGACCAGGTATGGCGTTCAATATGAACTTTAAGGATGAAGCAGAAATTATTGCAACAATCGTCTGCGGTGACTCCTATTTCAATGAAAACCTTGACAAGGCAAAAGCAGATATCCTTGCTATGGTAAAAGAGCAGGCGCCTGACGTATTTGTTGCAGGACCGGCTTTCAATGCAGGACGTTACGGCGTTGCATGCGGAACGATCGCAGCAGCGGTTCAGGAAGAACTTGGTATTCCGGCAGTTACAGGTATGTATGTAGAGAATCCAGGTGCTGATATGTTCAAGAACCAGGTATACATGGTATCTACAAAGAACAGCGCAGCAGGTATGAGGGATGCAGTGGGCAAGATGGCTCCTCTTGCGCTGAAGCTTGCGAAAGGCGAAAAGATCGGCGCTTCCTGTGAAGAAGGATATATGCCGAACGGCATTCGTGTAAACTTCTTTGAGAAGGAGAGAGGATCCAAACGTGCAGTGAAGATGCTCCTTCAGAAACTGGCTGACAAGCCGTATGTGACAGAATATCCGATGCCGAGCTTTGACAAAGTAGCTCCGAATCCGGCTGTGAAAGATCTTGCACATGCAAAGATCGCTCTGGTTACTTCCGGCGGTATTGTTCCGAAGGGAAATCCGGACCACATCGAAAGCTCCAGTGCTTCTCATTATGGAGAATATGACATCACAGGCGTTATGGATCTGACAGCAGATACATATGAGACTGCTCACGGCGGATATGACCCGGTATATGCAAATGAAGATGCAGACCGTGTTCTTCCGGTAGACGTTCTTCGTGAAATGGAAAAAGAAGGAAAGATCGGTGAACTTCACCATCTGTTCTATACAACAACAGGTAACGGTACAGCCGTAGCATCTGCAAAGGCTTTTGCAGATGAGTTTTCACAGAAATTGAAAGCAGACGGAGTTGACGCAGTTATCCTGACCTCCACTTGAGGTACCTGTACTCGTTGCGGTGCAACGATGGTAAAAGAAATCGAGAGAGCAGGAATCCCGGTTGTACATGTTTGTACAGTTACTCCGATTTCTATGACAGTAGGAGCAAACAGAATCGTTCCGGCGATCGCAATTCCTCATCCGCTTGGAAATCCGGCACTTGACCCGGCGGAAGAGAAAGAACTTCGCCGTCACATCGTAGAGAAAGCTCTGGAAGCTCTTACCACAGAAGTGGATGGTCAGACAATCTTTGATTAA
- the trxB gene encoding thioredoxin-disulfide reductase, which translates to MSKIYDVIILGAGPGGLAAGLYAGRSRLSTLVIEKGQDGGQIAITDDIENYPGQIVEGESGPSLIARMTQQVEKFGAERVSDTINAVDFSGEIKILKSAKAEYQAKNVIIATGAYARPIGCKGEAAFRGKGVSYCATCDANFFEDLEVFVVGGGDSAVEEAMYLTKFARKVTIIHRRNELRAAKSIQEKAFANPKIEFFWDSVVEEVGGDDILQWMKVKNVKTGEVKTVEADEEDGMFGVFGFIGTVPNSKIFEGIIDMDERGYIKTDENMHTNIPNVYAVGDVRIKSLRQVVTAAADGAIAAVQVERSLSDYF; encoded by the coding sequence ATGAGCAAAATTTATGACGTAATCATCCTTGGAGCAGGTCCGGGAGGACTTGCTGCAGGACTGTACGCAGGACGGAGCCGCCTGTCTACCCTTGTCATCGAAAAGGGACAGGACGGCGGACAGATTGCGATCACAGACGACATTGAGAACTATCCGGGACAGATCGTAGAAGGAGAGTCCGGTCCGTCATTGATCGCAAGAATGACACAGCAGGTGGAAAAGTTCGGTGCAGAGCGTGTTTCTGACACGATCAATGCTGTGGATTTCAGCGGAGAGATCAAGATCTTAAAGAGCGCAAAAGCAGAGTATCAGGCAAAGAATGTCATTATTGCAACCGGCGCATATGCAAGACCGATCGGATGCAAAGGAGAAGCGGCATTCAGAGGAAAAGGAGTTTCCTACTGTGCAACATGTGATGCAAACTTCTTTGAAGATCTGGAAGTATTTGTAGTCGGAGGCGGTGATTCTGCAGTAGAAGAAGCAATGTATCTGACAAAATTCGCGAGAAAAGTTACGATCATCCACAGAAGAAACGAGCTTCGCGCAGCAAAATCTATCCAGGAGAAGGCATTTGCAAATCCGAAGATTGAATTTTTCTGGGACAGCGTAGTAGAGGAAGTCGGCGGAGACGATATCCTGCAGTGGATGAAAGTAAAGAATGTCAAGACTGGCGAAGTAAAGACAGTGGAAGCCGACGAAGAGGACGGCATGTTCGGTGTGTTTGGATTTATCGGAACGGTTCCAAATTCCAAGATCTTTGAGGGCATCATTGATATGGACGAAAGAGGCTATATTAAGACAGATGAGAATATGCACACCAATATTCCAAATGTATATGCAGTAGGGGATGTCAGGATCAAGAGCCTGCGTCAGGTAGTGACAGCGGCAGCTGACGGCGCAATTGCAGCTGTTCAGGTAGAGAGAAGTCTTTCCGATTATTTCTAA
- the trxA gene encoding thioredoxin TrxA: MIEVDKNTFEEEVLKADGYVFVDFYGDGCVPCQALMPKVHEFADTYGDKMKFTALNTTKARRLAISQKVLGLPVMAIYKDGEKIDEVVKDDATEESIEAMIKKYL, encoded by the coding sequence ATGATAGAAGTAGATAAGAATACATTTGAAGAAGAAGTTCTGAAAGCAGACGGTTATGTTTTCGTAGATTTTTACGGTGACGGATGTGTACCGTGCCAGGCATTGATGCCGAAGGTACATGAGTTTGCTGATACTTACGGGGATAAAATGAAATTTACAGCCCTGAATACAACAAAGGCACGCCGCCTTGCAATTTCCCAGAAAGTACTGGGACTTCCTGTGATGGCTATTTACAAGGACGGAGAGAAGATCGACGAAGTTGTAAAAGACGATGCTACAGAGGAAAGCATTGAAGCGATGATTAAGAAATATCTTTAA
- the grdA gene encoding glycine/sarcosine/betaine reductase complex selenoprotein A, which yields MAILEGKKAIIIGDRDGIPGPAIAECVKTAGAEVVFASTECFVUTSAGAMDLENQKRVKEFADELGAENLVVILGAAEGEAAGLAAETVTAGDPTFAGPLTGVQLGLRVYHVCEPEMKEEFDEAVYDEQISMMEMVLDVDDIISEMTAIREQYCKF from the coding sequence ATGGCTATTTTAGAAGGTAAAAAAGCAATAATTATCGGAGACCGTGATGGTATCCCGGGACCGGCTATCGCAGAATGCGTGAAAACAGCTGGTGCTGAGGTTGTATTTGCATCAACGGAATGTTTCGTCTGAACGAGCGCAGGCGCAATGGATCTGGAAAACCAGAAGAGAGTAAAAGAATTTGCTGACGAGCTGGGAGCTGAGAATTTAGTAGTAATTCTCGGTGCAGCAGAAGGTGAAGCTGCAGGACTTGCAGCTGAGACTGTTACAGCAGGAGATCCTACTTTCGCAGGTCCATTGACAGGAGTCCAGCTTGGACTTCGTGTTTATCACGTATGTGAACCAGAAATGAAAGAAGAATTTGACGAAGCAGTATATGACGAACAGATCAGTATGATGGAAATGGTTCTCGATGTAGATGATATCATCTCAGAGATGACAGCCATCAGAGAACAATACTGTAAATTCTAA
- the grdC gene encoding glycine/sarcosine/betaine reductase complex component C subunit beta has protein sequence MNSVIKGASYVLVHTPDMVLYNGTTQTTERIVNPESEYLKEVPEKLRSYEDAVAYWPNQTYIGNVHPEELAEVEFPWYDKKMENADRYGKYGEIMPEEEFLLLVQASDMFEVVRLDKDFVAKYKDAFAKDPIISEDIVEKVHEGVELSEIEHFVNEEHAEGLYFDGKLVGCVKAAHDIDVNLSAHVMHENLMSKASSILALLYAVRNAGIDKSEVEYVIDCAEEACGDMNQRGGGNFAKAAAEVAGLVNATGSDARGFCAAPTHAVIEAAALVKSGAYKTVVVTSGGCTAKLGMNGKDHIKKGLPILEDCLGGFAVVISENDGVNPEIDLSLLGRHTVGTGSAPQAVIGSLVADPLDRAGMKIPDIDKYSPEMQNPDITKPAGAGDVPLANYKMIAALAVKRGELDRKELADFTKKHGLTGWAPTQGHIPSGVPYIGVAREDILEGKIKNAMIIGKGSLFLGRMTNLFDGVSFVIHGNTAEAEKAEAGVSEEEVKGLIAKAMKDFAATLMAE, from the coding sequence ATGAACAGTGTAATTAAAGGAGCCAGCTATGTATTAGTACATACTCCTGACATGGTTTTATATAATGGAACAACACAGACAACAGAGCGTATTGTAAACCCGGAATCTGAGTATCTGAAAGAAGTGCCGGAGAAACTTCGTTCCTATGAGGATGCAGTTGCTTACTGGCCGAACCAGACCTATATCGGAAACGTACATCCGGAAGAGCTGGCAGAAGTAGAGTTCCCATGGTATGACAAGAAGATGGAAAACGCCGACCGCTATGGAAAATATGGCGAGATCATGCCGGAAGAGGAATTTTTGCTTCTTGTACAGGCAAGTGATATGTTTGAAGTCGTACGTCTGGATAAAGATTTTGTTGCAAAATATAAGGATGCATTTGCAAAAGATCCTATTATCTCAGAGGATATCGTTGAGAAAGTTCACGAGGGTGTGGAATTAAGCGAGATCGAACATTTTGTGAACGAAGAACATGCAGAAGGGCTGTATTTCGATGGAAAACTTGTAGGCTGTGTAAAGGCTGCTCACGACATTGATGTGAACCTGTCTGCTCATGTTATGCATGAGAACCTGATGAGCAAGGCTTCCAGTATTCTGGCTCTGCTCTATGCGGTTCGCAATGCGGGAATTGATAAATCAGAAGTAGAATACGTGATCGACTGTGCAGAGGAAGCATGCGGTGATATGAATCAGAGAGGCGGCGGAAACTTTGCAAAGGCTGCAGCTGAAGTGGCCGGACTTGTAAATGCAACAGGTTCTGATGCAAGAGGATTCTGCGCTGCACCTACTCACGCTGTGATTGAAGCAGCTGCTTTGGTAAAATCCGGAGCATACAAAACAGTTGTTGTTACGTCCGGAGGATGTACTGCAAAACTTGGTATGAACGGGAAAGACCATATCAAAAAAGGTCTTCCGATCCTGGAGGACTGCCTTGGAGGATTTGCTGTTGTTATTTCCGAAAACGATGGTGTAAATCCGGAGATCGATCTTAGCCTTCTGGGACGCCACACTGTTGGGACAGGTTCCGCTCCGCAGGCTGTTATCGGAAGCCTGGTGGCAGATCCACTTGACAGGGCAGGCATGAAGATTCCGGATATCGATAAATATTCACCGGAAATGCAGAATCCGGATATTACAAAACCGGCAGGAGCAGGGGATGTTCCTCTGGCAAACTACAAGATGATCGCAGCTCTGGCTGTAAAACGCGGTGAGCTGGACAGAAAAGAACTTGCTGACTTTACAAAGAAACACGGACTTACCGGATGGGCTCCGACACAGGGACATATTCCTTCCGGAGTACCTTATATCGGAGTTGCAAGGGAAGACATTCTGGAAGGAAAGATCAAGAATGCCATGATCATCGGTAAAGGAAGTCTTTTCCTTGGACGTATGACAAATCTTTTTGACGGTGTATCTTTTGTTATTCATGGAAATACTGCAGAGGCAGAGAAAGCTGAAGCAGGCGTTTCTGAAGAGGAAGTAAAAGGACTGATCGCAAAAGCGATGAAGGATTTTGCAGCAACATTAATGGCAGAGTAA